A stretch of the Flavobacterium aquiphilum genome encodes the following:
- a CDS encoding sensor histidine kinase: MKINFKKSYKFAIKSALYISLFVSGFCMILSVILFKSSFTSMLLFGFISLFFVYVFSFFVLQYRVERFIYRRVKKIYDDVSLLESSTFINKPITTDMETLTREVKKFATDKKLEIEMLQIREEYRREFLGNVSHELKTPLFTVQGYLSTLIDGAMEDKSIRKKYLKRAEKGVERLIYIVEDLDMITKLESGDLNLDFTKFDIVKLIQNVFDLLEMKADKKNITLAFENDNIQPIFVNGDKDKIQQVVENLIVNSIKYGKEGGLTEVSIVNLTNKKVLVRVTDNGEGIEAHNIPRLFERFYRVDKSGSRTEGGSGLGLSIVKHILEAHKEKIYVESEFGIGSEFSFTLEKTYITDQFGLKKKID, translated from the coding sequence ATGAAAATCAATTTTAAAAAAAGTTACAAGTTTGCGATAAAATCGGCTTTGTATATTAGTTTATTTGTTTCAGGATTTTGCATGATTTTATCTGTAATACTGTTCAAATCTTCATTTACAAGCATGTTATTGTTTGGTTTTATCAGCCTCTTTTTTGTCTATGTGTTTTCATTTTTTGTTTTACAATATCGTGTAGAACGATTCATTTACCGAAGAGTAAAGAAAATTTATGACGACGTATCGTTATTAGAATCGAGTACTTTTATCAATAAGCCTATCACAACCGATATGGAAACGTTGACGAGAGAGGTAAAGAAATTTGCAACTGATAAAAAGTTAGAAATTGAAATGCTTCAAATACGTGAAGAATACAGAAGAGAGTTTTTAGGTAATGTTTCTCATGAGCTCAAAACGCCATTATTTACGGTTCAAGGTTATTTGTCAACATTGATTGACGGAGCGATGGAAGATAAATCCATCAGAAAAAAATATTTGAAGCGTGCCGAAAAAGGAGTGGAGCGATTGATTTATATAGTCGAAGATTTGGATATGATTACCAAATTGGAATCCGGTGATTTGAATCTTGACTTTACAAAATTTGATATCGTAAAACTCATTCAGAACGTTTTTGATTTGTTGGAAATGAAAGCCGATAAGAAGAATATCACTTTGGCATTCGAAAACGATAATATACAACCCATTTTTGTTAATGGGGACAAAGATAAAATCCAACAGGTAGTCGAAAATTTGATTGTGAATTCTATAAAATATGGAAAAGAAGGTGGTTTGACCGAAGTTTCCATTGTGAATTTGACCAATAAAAAAGTGTTGGTTCGAGTTACTGATAACGGTGAAGGAATAGAGGCCCATAATATACCAAGGCTTTTTGAGCGATTTTACAGAGTGGATAAAAGCGGTTCTCGTACCGAAGGAGGTTCAGGATTAGGACTTTCCATTGTAAAACATATTTTGGAAGCTCATAAAGAGAAAATTTATGTCGAAAGTGAATTTGGAATTGGCTCCGAGTTTTCTTTTACGTTAGAAAAGACCTATATAACTGACCAATTTGGCCTAAAAAAGAAAATTGATTAA
- a CDS encoding response regulator transcription factor, with translation MKKRNTKILLVDDEPDVLEIVGYNLAQEGYQIVTAVNGKDAVEKAKREIPSLIIMDVMMPEMDGMEACEHIRRIPELNNVIITFLTARNEDYSQVAGFDAGADDYITKPIKPKLLVSKVKALLRRLKEQDQSNETLNVGGIEINREEYKIVMDNNEIALPRKEFELFYLLASKPGKVFKREEILDKVWGNDVVVGGRTIDVHIRKLREKIGDDLFKTIKGVGYKFEV, from the coding sequence ATGAAGAAAAGAAACACCAAAATTTTGCTGGTTGATGATGAACCGGATGTATTAGAAATTGTAGGCTATAACTTAGCACAAGAAGGATATCAAATTGTTACGGCTGTTAATGGTAAAGATGCAGTTGAAAAAGCCAAAAGAGAGATTCCAAGCCTTATTATAATGGATGTGATGATGCCGGAAATGGATGGAATGGAAGCTTGTGAGCATATTCGAAGAATTCCTGAACTGAACAATGTTATCATTACATTTTTGACAGCCAGAAATGAAGATTATTCCCAAGTAGCTGGATTTGACGCCGGTGCTGATGATTATATTACTAAGCCTATAAAACCAAAATTGTTGGTTAGTAAGGTGAAAGCATTGTTGCGCAGACTTAAAGAACAAGATCAAAGCAATGAGACACTTAATGTGGGTGGAATCGAAATTAACCGTGAAGAATACAAAATCGTAATGGATAATAACGAAATCGCTCTGCCTAGAAAAGAGTTTGAATTGTTTTATCTTTTGGCTTCAAAACCTGGAAAAGTTTTTAAAAGAGAAGAAATCCTGGATAAGGTTTGGGGAAATGATGTAGTTGTTGGTGGTAGGACAATAGATGTACACATTCGAAAACTTCGTGAAAAAATTGGAGATGATCTTTTTAAGACCATAAAAGGAGTAGGATATAAGTTTGAAGTGTAG